A DNA window from Brassica napus cultivar Da-Ae chromosome C1, Da-Ae, whole genome shotgun sequence contains the following coding sequences:
- the LOC106374758 gene encoding uncharacterized protein LOC106374758 produces the protein MGLKMKERSTKGGFVVILVLVFCCFFENMAGISIAVSPYEPVTSYISGRFFVLHNKYEMLKSLPSYNEYHIRLNLATVQVWQTIRSRCRDGFITLSIKSVHFFISKLMQYRYSISLVTPVYHSWTSRIIFWVTLTRSVSSMTNDTAL, from the exons atgggtTTAAAAATGAAAGAGAGATCAACAAAAGGAGGTTTTGTTGTGATATTGGTTCTAGTCTTTTGTTGCTTCTTCGAGAATATGG CCGGGATCTCGATCGCGGTTTCACCTTATGAACCAGTTACAAGTTATATTTCGGGAAGGTTCTTTGTTCTCCACAACAAATATGAGATGCTGAAATCGTTGCCATCTTATAATGAGTACCACATAAGACTCAACCTAGCGAcag TTCAAGTTTGGCAAACGATAAGAAGCAGGTGTAGAGATGGTTTCATCACTTTGAGCATCAAATCAGTGCATTTTTTCATCTCAAAGCTTATGCAATATAGATATTCAATATCACTTGTAACTCCAGTCTATCACTCTTGGACGTCTCGAATTATTTTCTGGGTTACATTAACACGATCAGTCTCGTCAATGACTAATGACACAgctttatga